CGGTTTCTTCAGCCTGGCCTACAAGCATCAGTTCAACCAGAACCTGTCGGGCGCCCTGATCATCGAACAGCCCTTCGGTGCCGATCTCAGCTATGCCTCGGCCCTGAATGGCGGTTCGGTCCTGCTGGGCGGCACCGCAGTCGAGGTGAATTCCACCACATATACCGCCCTGCTGCGCTATAAGTTCGACAACAACATCTCGTTTCACGGCGGTATCCGCGGATCATATGCCGATGGCGATGTGACGCTGGACGGCGCAGCCTACAGCTCGGTGGCGGGATATAACGTCAATCTCGACGGGGCGTGGGGCGTGGGCTATGTCGTCGGCGCAGCCTATGAAATTCCCGAATATGCGGCACGGGTCTCACTGACCTACAACTCGAAGATCGACCATGATTTCGACACCGTCGAAACCGGGCCGCTGATCTCGACGCCTTTCGGTGATCTGCCCTTGCTGAACGGGGAATCGACCACCACCGTCTCGACCCCCGAAGCCGTCAACCTGGAATTCCAGACCGGCATCGCCGCCGATACCCTGCTTTTCGGATCGGTTCGCTGGGTCAACTGGAGCGAATTCCTGGTCGATCCCCAGAATTTCACATCCGTGACCGGGGCCGGGCTTGTCGAACTGGAAGACACCACGACCTATACGATCGGCATCGGGCGCAAATTCTCGGAAACATGGTCGGGTTCGGCCGCCTTCACCTATGAGCCGGATGGCGATGATCTGGTGTCGCCGCTGGCCCCGACGAACGGCCGCATGGGCATCACGCTTGCCGCGATCTACACCATGGACAACATGAAGATCACCACCGGCATCAACTATACGAAACTGGGCGATGCCAAGCCGGAAACCAACGACACGGCGCGCGCCTCGATGGAGGACAACGACCTCTGGGGCGTGGGTATCCGTATCGGCTACAGCTTCTGATCGCCTTGACACCACGACCGAAGGCGGCCCTGTTCGGGCCGCCTTTTTCATGCCGGTGCCGCCCCGTGCCGTGACCGACCTGCGCGGCGGAAAGCATGACCGCTCCCTGCCCTTCCCTATGGCGCGTCGAGCCACTAGTTATGGCGCCAGCAGCAAGGGGTGCGTGATGATCTATGGCAGTGGCCGCGAGTGGCTGGAATCCGCAAACAAACGGGTCGTCCTGTTCGGCATGTCCGGCCTGGGCAAAACCTATCTGTCCAACATGCTGCGCGACGCGGGAAACTGGTTCCACTATTCGATCGATTACCGTATCGGCACCCGCTACATGGGCGAATTCATCGCCGACAACTTCAAGCGCGAGGCGATGAAGGTCCCGTTTCTGCGCGAACTGCTGATGTCGGACAGCGTCTATATCGCCAGCAATATCACCTTTGAAAACCTTGCGCCGCTGTCGACCTATCTGGGCAAACCGGGCAGCGCCAGCCGCGGCGGCCTGGACTTCACCGAATATTGCCTGCGTCAGAACCAGCATCGTCATGCCGAAATCTCGGCCCTGCTGGACACCCGCCATTTCCTGGACCGGGCGATAGATATCTACAACATTCCGCATTTCGTCTGCGATTCCGGCGGCTCGATCTGCGAGGTGGTTGATCCGCAGGATCCGCAGGACCCGGTTCTGACGGCGATGGAGCGGGATCTGTTGATGGTATGGATCAAGGGAACCGAGGCCCATACCGCTGAACTGGTCCGCCGGTTCGACCGCGCGCCCAAGCCGATGTATTACCAGCCACAGTTTCTGGAAGATGCCTGGATTTCCTATCGCGTGGAAAAGGGCCTGCAGGAAGATGAGGTCAACCCCGACGACTTCATCCGCTGGACCTATGCGCGGGCGTTGGCCCATCGCCAGCCTCGCTATGAGGCCATGGCACAACGCGGCGTGACCATCACCGCAGAAGAAGTGTCACAGATCCGCAGCCCCGAGGACTTCAACGCCCTGATCGCCCGCGCCATCGACCGCAAGGATTGATTTCATGCCCATTACCCTGAACGAGAACCTGCCCGCATATCGCATCCTGTCGAATGAAGGCGTGATGGTGATGTCGCCGGGACGGGCCGCAACCCAGGACATCCGGCCCCTGCGGATCGGGCTGCTGAACCTGATGCCCAAGAAGATCCAGACGGAAAACCAGTTTGCCCGTCTGATCGGTGCCACGCCGCTGCAGATCGATTTCCAGCTGATCCGCATGTCCGATCACGAAAGCCGCAATACCGCCGCCGATCACATGGAGAGCTTTTATCGCCCCTTTCGCGACGTCGAGGCCACGGGCGAGAAATTCGACGGGCTGATCATCACCGGCGCCCCGATCGAGCATCTGCCCTTCGATCAGGTCACCTATTGGGATGAACTGACCCGCG
This is a stretch of genomic DNA from Paracoccus seriniphilus. It encodes these proteins:
- a CDS encoding OmpP1/FadL family transporter; amino-acid sequence: MKFAYSGLAALLVSTAPAFAGGIERAPQSLSALFEDGNYVELGFGAVTPSVEGTDSLGYSTGDVANGYGFFSLAYKHQFNQNLSGALIIEQPFGADLSYASALNGGSVLLGGTAVEVNSTTYTALLRYKFDNNISFHGGIRGSYADGDVTLDGAAYSSVAGYNVNLDGAWGVGYVVGAAYEIPEYAARVSLTYNSKIDHDFDTVETGPLISTPFGDLPLLNGESTTTVSTPEAVNLEFQTGIAADTLLFGSVRWVNWSEFLVDPQNFTSVTGAGLVELEDTTTYTIGIGRKFSETWSGSAAFTYEPDGDDLVSPLAPTNGRMGITLAAIYTMDNMKITTGINYTKLGDAKPETNDTARASMEDNDLWGVGIRIGYSF
- a CDS encoding ATPase, translated to MIYGSGREWLESANKRVVLFGMSGLGKTYLSNMLRDAGNWFHYSIDYRIGTRYMGEFIADNFKREAMKVPFLRELLMSDSVYIASNITFENLAPLSTYLGKPGSASRGGLDFTEYCLRQNQHRHAEISALLDTRHFLDRAIDIYNIPHFVCDSGGSICEVVDPQDPQDPVLTAMERDLLMVWIKGTEAHTAELVRRFDRAPKPMYYQPQFLEDAWISYRVEKGLQEDEVNPDDFIRWTYARALAHRQPRYEAMAQRGVTITAEEVSQIRSPEDFNALIARAIDRKD